A stretch of the Arachis stenosperma cultivar V10309 chromosome 6, arast.V10309.gnm1.PFL2, whole genome shotgun sequence genome encodes the following:
- the LOC130934545 gene encoding uncharacterized protein LOC130934545 encodes MADGWTDRCRCTLINFLIYCPKGTIFLKFVDASHASNIADLLFKLFKDVVNFVGPENVVHIVTDNATNYVATGRLLEAEFPKLYWSPCVAHCINLMLQDIGKLDKVSDTVSHASKITKYIYNHCHLLYLMRKFTGGREILRPAPTRFATNFIVLQNILAQKDALRAMVTSKEWTISIYSKEVKAKTFVDQVLDFKFWNQCTDIVKLTEPLIRVLRIVDSEDKVAMDFLYQAFYKAREEMVKKFQRRKKIVEPYLKILDTRWDSQLKKNIHAAGYWLSPTF; translated from the coding sequence ATGGCTGATGGATGGACTGATCGTTGTAGGTGCACTTTAATTAACTTCTTGATTTATTGTCCTAAAGGAACTATTTTCCTAAAGTTTGTTGATGCTTCTCATGCCTCCAATATTGCTGATTTATTGTTTAAGCTTTTTAAGGATGTTGTCAACTTTGTCGGTCCTGAAAATGTTGTTCATATAGTGACAGACAATGCTACAAATTATGTTGCTACTGGAAGGTTGTTGGAAGCTGAATTTCCTAAGTTGTATTGGTCTCCTTGTGTTGCGCATTGTATTAATTTGATGTTACAAGATATTGGAAAGTTGGATAAAGTAAGTGACACAGTTTCACATGCTTCAAAGAttactaaatatatatataatcattgTCATCTATTGTATCTGATGAGGAAGTTTACTGGTGGACGAGAAATACTTCGTCCAGCTCCAACTCGCTTTGCTACCAATTTCATAGTTTTACAAAATATTCTGGCTCAAAAAGATGCATTAAGAGCTATGGTAACTTCTAAAGAATGGACAATCTCAATCTACTCTAAAGAAGTTAAAGCTAAAACATTTGTGGATCAAGTTTTAGACTTTAAGTTTTGGAATCAATGTACGGATATTGTCAAGCTTACCGAGCCACTTATTCGTGTGCTCCGTATTGTGGATAGTGAAGATAAAGTTGCAATGGATTTTCTTTATCAAGCTTTTTATAAGGCTAGAGAAGAGATGGTGAAGAAGTTTCAACGAAGGAAGAAGATTGTCGAGCCTTACTTGAAAATTTTGGATACTCGTTGGGATTcacaacttaaaaaaaatattcatgctGCTGGCTATTGGTTAAGTCCTACTTTTTGA
- the LOC130934546 gene encoding uncharacterized protein LOC130934546 yields MVQKIPGSVVQIETRPLYNGNEEAQGVKILHRVFWSFNPCVRAFRHCKPLVQVDGTHLYEKYKGTLLVAVAQDGNQNIVPIAFALVEGETADAWHFFLRNLRLHVVRKDGVGMISDRHESIRAAVNRSGGDWQPPRAWWMFCIRHIGSNFLRAFKVPHLQKLVVNIGYSRTVEEYNINYKRLEERGEAYARWCDAIGLRHWVLAFDEGHRWGHMTTNLFECINSVLKGARNLPVLALVRATYYRLNELFTRKSAEAHDRKRAGFTYSVFAQKRIEANMQQAGNIVVHRFDRRNEVFEVRDMASGKVSVVDLARRTCDCGHFQVERLPCRHVIACYANQRLDWQQYMHDVYKMTKIRKVYRFEFTPLGDPETWPAYEGPTLVANPTLRRTSKGRPKLTQYLNEMDSRDMRGPRVCRLCGAQGHSRSRCPQRAGPSGGGD; encoded by the coding sequence ATGGTTCAGAAGATACCTGGGTCAGTTGTGCAAATAGAAACACGCCCACTGTACAACGGGAATGAGGAGGCGCAAGGTGTAAAAATACTTCATCGCGTATTTTGGAGCTTCAATCCATGCGTTAGGGCATTTAGGCATTGCAAGCCTCTAGTTCAGGTGGACGGCACACACCTATACGAAAAATACAAAGGAACACTCCTGGTCGCTGTTGCACAAGATGGGAACCAGAACATTGTGCCTATAGCTTTTGCGCTGGTGGAAGGGGAGACAGCTGATGCGTGGCACTTCTTTCTCAGAAATCTGCGACTGCATGTTGTCAGAAAAGACGGTGTGGGTATGATTTCAGATCGGCATGAGTCAATTCGGGCAGCAGTAAATCGTTCCGGAGGTGACTGGCAACCTCCAAGAGCATGGTGGATGTTTTGTATAAGGCACATCGGCAGCAACTTTCTAAGAGCATTCAAAGTCCCTCACTTGCAGAAGCTTGTTGTCAACATTGGGTATTCAAGAACGGTGGAGGAGTACAACATCAACTATAAGAGGCTGGAAGAGCGAGGGGAGGCATATGCCAGGTGGTGCGATGCCATTGGACTCAGACATTGGGTGTTGGCATTCGACGAGGGGCATCGATGGGGCCATATGACGACCAACCTTTTCGAGTGCATTAACTCAGTGTTGAAGGGTGCCCGTAATCTACCAGTGCTGGCGCTGGTCCGAGCAACATATTATCGGTTAAATGAACTTTTTACACGGAAGAGTGCCGAGGCTCACGACCGCAAGCGTGCTGGGTTCACATACTCTGTATTTGCTCAAAAACGGATAGAGGCAAATATGCAACAGGCTGGGAATATAGTAGTGCACCGGTTTGACAGACGAAATGAGGTGTTTGAGGTGCGAGACATGGCTAGCGGAAAGGTGTCAGTTGTTGACCTTGCGCGACGGACGTGTGACTGCGGGCACTTTCAGGTGGAACGACTACCTTGTCGCCATGTTATTGCTTGTTATGCTAACCAGCGTCTCGATTGGCAGCAGTATATGCACGACGTGTACAAGATGACAAAGATCCGTAAGGTATATAGATTTGAGTTCACACCATTAGGTGATCCCGAGACATGGCCCGCATATGAGGGACCGACATTGGTCGCTAATCCCACCTTGAGACGAACATCGAAGGGTCGCCCCAAATTGACCCAGTACTTGAATGAGATGGATTCACGTGACATGCGGGGTCCTCGAGTATGTCGTCTCTGTGGTGCTCAGGGTCATAGTCGAAGTCGATGTCCTCAGCGTGCTGGACCGAGTGGTGGGGGTGATTGA
- the LOC130933128 gene encoding CASP-like protein 1F2: MADPKSHYSMAIQPQQPPSSVTGKHRILITAPNFLRLLSILFSAASIAVMVTSNQTVSLFSLSLEAHFYYSSAFKYFVAANSVVCLFTLLTLILNFLLGQQLLMRRDYYFYLFTHDMVVTVLLMSGCAAATAVGYVGQYGQDHMGWQPLCDHVAKFCRSTLVSILLSYFSFFSYFALSLLEAYSSISSPFPSPH; the protein is encoded by the exons ATGGCTGACCCAAAAAGTCATTACTCCATGGCCATCCAACCCCAACAACCACCCTCCTCAGTTACCGGAAAACACAGGATTCTCATCACTGCCCCTAACTTCCTCAGGCTCTTATCCATTCTATTCTCCGCGGCTTCCATCGCCGTCATGGTCACCTCCAACCAAACGGTTTCCCTCTTCTCCTTGTCCCTTGAGGCTCACTTTTACTACTCTTCAGCTTTCAA ATACTTTGTTGCTGCAAATTCTGTAGTGTGTCTCTTCACTCTGTTGACACTCATACTCAACTTTCTGCTGGGACAACAATTACTAATGCGGAGGGACTATTATTTCTATCTATTCACACATGATATG GTGGTGACGGTGCTATTGATGTCTGGATGCGCCGCAGCAACAGCAGTTGGCTATGTGGGTCAGTACGGGCAGGATCATATGGGTTGGCAGCCGCTGTGTGATCATGTTGCCAAGTTCTGCAGATCCACTTTGGTTTCTATTTTGCTCTCTTATTTCTCCTTCTTTTCCTATTTCGCCCTCTCTCTCTTGGAGGCATATTCTTCCATCTCTTCTCCTTTCCCTTCTCCACACTAA